One sulfur-oxidizing endosymbiont of Gigantopelta aegis genomic region harbors:
- a CDS encoding DNA/RNA non-specific endonuclease, translating to MMTVNLYQNGGALWVIKLSDEVKLKVKTSEGNAAKELEQGEQKAENKRIEEEKKAVVKKRELEKEQENDSWWDRAVNAVKSAVKFISDAIDSIFTALREAVKFIIEKAKEAAVGLINAARDWVIDKLNKFRDWAKEQVNRYLKDTFPGLAKLINSGIDIVVDGAVAGVNAVADTLIAGVEALADGLTASLDKILAVFQTALKAAVQIVGAVLTGDFAEALRIAIRAACDIAGIDSQPIFDFIDRATGAVTKILKDPVAFFMNIVRGVGGGVKKFAKNIKKHLINGLLGWLTGALSEVEITLPEKFDFKGILGLGLQIMGLTYENIKAKVIKRFPPAEKVFNLVEKGVGIVKRILVDGPIAIWEMVKESLSNLKEIVLGGIRNFVVITVVKEAVGWLLGLLNPAGAIVKVVKLLFDFTLFLVNRFQQIKDFIMSVYGTITAIASGQLSKVMSSVEDALARSLPVVISLLASLAGLGGIGKTVKNIIAKISKPVNKVIDKVINKIISFAERVTGKGEKGSKAKKNKDDDKNKQKNNQSNALGAVNLADLNKSPVPEKRTQAEMKQYLKRSKQLLSIISKGSKNTDDIEKHFPKLKKRYRLKTVEYDKVGGNKLGIKLKINPEETFTDFSGNIEVKGNDGDEVVSLKKPLVKTENITIKKNGKSYADVAGVKMTAEHLAPNHPMGSDTSGSELSGLFTVLPTRKDYPGGYKANQVYIRGHLLNANLGGQSENRNLFPITQKANSDHHNMIEKKAKELVNDKGFLVRYEVEVKSRKSGQKNGFSYINSVFDCNLATYTLKNGELLPNKKVLKAKIISNFEADGDSTSKGTIDENGLKQKNFDASKVNKADGKNVAYLSDMSAAELKSISGVSITKARQIIKDRGFNSEVQRRKFQFLQMIFSLPGMVFESRVPF from the coding sequence GTGATGACAGTAAACCTTTATCAAAATGGCGGAGCTTTATGGGTAATCAAGTTAAGTGATGAGGTTAAACTCAAAGTCAAAACATCAGAAGGGAATGCTGCAAAAGAATTAGAACAAGGGGAACAGAAAGCTGAAAACAAGCGTATTGAAGAAGAAAAAAAGGCCGTTGTAAAAAAACGTGAATTAGAAAAAGAACAAGAAAATGATAGTTGGTGGGATCGCGCTGTTAATGCAGTAAAAAGCGCCGTTAAGTTTATTTCAGATGCCATTGACTCAATTTTTACAGCATTACGTGAAGCCGTTAAGTTTATTATTGAAAAAGCCAAAGAGGCTGCAGTAGGACTCATTAATGCCGCTAGAGATTGGGTGATTGATAAGCTCAATAAATTCCGTGACTGGGCTAAAGAACAGGTTAATCGTTACTTAAAAGATACCTTCCCCGGTTTGGCAAAACTCATTAATTCGGGAATTGATATCGTTGTTGATGGTGCAGTCGCTGGTGTTAATGCTGTTGCGGATACACTGATTGCCGGTGTTGAAGCCTTAGCAGATGGTTTGACAGCGTCATTGGATAAAATACTTGCAGTGTTTCAGACTGCATTGAAAGCAGCCGTACAAATTGTGGGCGCAGTACTGACTGGCGATTTTGCCGAGGCATTGCGAATTGCGATTCGAGCGGCTTGTGATATTGCCGGTATTGATTCCCAACCTATTTTTGATTTTATTGATCGGGCAACGGGTGCAGTAACAAAGATACTCAAAGATCCGGTTGCCTTTTTTATGAATATTGTTCGGGGCGTAGGCGGTGGCGTAAAAAAATTCGCAAAAAATATCAAAAAGCACTTAATCAATGGACTGCTGGGCTGGTTAACGGGCGCTTTATCTGAAGTTGAAATCACCTTGCCTGAGAAATTTGATTTTAAAGGGATATTAGGACTCGGTTTGCAAATCATGGGACTGACCTATGAGAACATCAAAGCCAAAGTCATCAAGCGCTTTCCTCCCGCTGAAAAAGTCTTTAATTTAGTTGAAAAGGGAGTGGGTATTGTAAAGCGTATCCTCGTTGATGGCCCTATTGCCATTTGGGAAATGGTTAAGGAATCCCTGAGTAATTTAAAAGAAATTGTTCTAGGGGGAATTCGTAATTTTGTCGTGATTACCGTGGTTAAGGAAGCGGTAGGCTGGTTACTAGGTTTGTTGAATCCTGCCGGTGCTATTGTCAAAGTGGTTAAGTTATTATTTGATTTCACCCTGTTTCTGGTTAATCGTTTCCAACAGATCAAAGATTTCATCATGTCGGTATATGGTACGATTACTGCGATTGCCAGCGGACAATTATCCAAAGTTATGTCCAGCGTTGAAGATGCTTTAGCCAGAAGCTTGCCGGTGGTTATTAGTCTTTTAGCTTCTCTGGCAGGTTTGGGTGGTATAGGTAAAACAGTAAAAAATATTATTGCTAAGATCAGCAAGCCAGTGAATAAAGTCATTGATAAGGTGATCAACAAAATCATCAGCTTTGCTGAACGTGTGACAGGCAAAGGTGAAAAAGGTAGCAAGGCTAAGAAAAACAAAGATGATGATAAAAATAAGCAGAAAAACAATCAATCTAATGCCCTAGGTGCGGTTAATCTTGCTGACTTAAATAAATCACCAGTCCCTGAAAAACGCACTCAGGCAGAAATGAAACAATATTTGAAACGTAGTAAACAATTGCTATCGATTATTTCTAAAGGCTCAAAAAATACCGATGATATAGAAAAACACTTTCCAAAATTAAAGAAGCGCTATCGTTTAAAAACCGTAGAATATGATAAGGTTGGAGGCAATAAACTGGGTATAAAACTGAAAATAAATCCAGAGGAAACCTTCACTGACTTTTCAGGGAACATTGAAGTTAAAGGTAATGATGGCGATGAAGTCGTTAGCCTGAAAAAACCGCTTGTTAAAACTGAAAATATAACGATAAAGAAAAATGGAAAATCGTATGCGGATGTTGCTGGCGTTAAGATGACTGCAGAACATCTTGCACCCAATCATCCAATGGGATCGGACACATCAGGCTCTGAATTAAGTGGTCTGTTTACGGTGCTTCCTACCCGTAAAGATTATCCTGGAGGGTATAAGGCTAATCAAGTCTATATTCGAGGTCATCTATTAAATGCGAATTTAGGTGGTCAATCTGAGAATCGTAATCTTTTTCCAATTACTCAAAAGGCTAATTCAGATCATCATAATATGATAGAAAAAAAGGCCAAAGAATTAGTGAACGACAAAGGTTTTCTGGTACGGTATGAAGTAGAAGTTAAATCAAGAAAATCTGGACAAAAAAATGGTTTTTCATACATTAACTCAGTTTTTGATTGTAATTTGGCAACGTACACGCTAAAAAATGGTGAATTGTTACCCAATAAAAAAGTGCTAAAGGCAAAAATAATTTCTAACTTTGAAGCAGATGGTGATTCAACATCAAAAGGTACTATTGATGAAAATGGGCTTAAGCAAAAGAACTTTGATGCCTCAAAAGTGAACAAAGCCGATGGTAAAAATGTTGCCTATTTAAGTGATATGTCAGCAGCAGAATTGAAATCAATCAGTGGTGTCAGCATAACCAAGGCAAGACAGATAATTAAAGATCGCGGATTCAACTCTGAAGTGCAACGCAGGAAATTCCAGTTCTTGCAAATGATTTTTTCATTGCCTGGAATGGTGTTTGAAAGCCGAGTGCCTTTCTAG
- a CDS encoding IS30 family transposase: MRTYKQLTQEQRYYISTEIKNGISQSKIAQAIEVSKSTICREIKRNAGLRGYRFKQAQEKAVKRRYNASKAIKMTDDMIALIDEKLSQHQWSPEQISGWLLNDKMLLLSHERIYQHIWDDKKQGGDLHQYLRRQGKKYQKRGSNGKSSRGQIINRISIDDRPKIVDDKRRVGDWEIDTVIGKGHSGALVTIVERKTLYTLVARVNGKQADWVTQATIQLLKPFKDRLHSITADNGKEFAYHEQVSKALDTAFYFAHPYSSWERGLNENTNGLIRQYFPKDTDFKEVTDKEVYNMMEKLNNRPRKALGFQTPFQAMKKSFARTGISCVALQS; encoded by the coding sequence ATGAGAACTTACAAGCAATTGACACAAGAACAAAGATACTACATTTCGACTGAGATTAAAAATGGCATTTCCCAGTCTAAAATTGCTCAGGCGATTGAGGTGAGTAAATCTACTATATGCCGTGAAATTAAACGCAACGCTGGTTTACGTGGCTATCGATTTAAGCAAGCTCAAGAAAAAGCCGTTAAGCGTCGCTACAATGCTTCTAAAGCAATTAAAATGACGGATGACATGATTGCCCTTATTGATGAAAAGCTTTCACAGCACCAGTGGAGTCCTGAACAGATATCAGGTTGGTTACTGAATGACAAAATGCTACTTCTTAGCCATGAACGTATTTATCAACACATATGGGATGATAAGAAGCAAGGTGGTGATTTACATCAGTATTTAAGGCGTCAGGGAAAGAAATACCAAAAGCGTGGTAGTAACGGTAAAAGCAGTCGAGGACAAATAATTAATCGAATTTCCATTGATGACCGTCCTAAGATTGTTGATGATAAACGTCGTGTTGGTGACTGGGAAATTGATACAGTGATCGGTAAAGGACACAGTGGTGCTCTGGTCACGATTGTAGAAAGAAAAACGCTTTACACATTAGTAGCAAGAGTGAATGGCAAACAGGCTGATTGGGTGACACAAGCAACAATACAATTGCTTAAACCCTTTAAAGACAGGCTTCATAGTATTACCGCAGACAATGGTAAAGAGTTTGCTTATCATGAGCAGGTAAGCAAAGCTCTTGATACAGCATTTTATTTTGCCCACCCTTATTCTTCATGGGAGCGAGGGTTAAATGAAAATACTAATGGACTGATTAGACAATATTTTCCTAAAGATACAGACTTTAAAGAAGTGACTGATAAAGAGGTTTACAACATGATGGAAAAACTTAATAATAGACCTAGAAAGGCACTCGGCTTTCAAACACCATTCCAGGCAATGAAAAAATCATTTGCAAGAACTGGAATTTCCTGCGTTGCACTTCAGAGTTGA